A section of the Roseivirga sp. BDSF3-8 genome encodes:
- a CDS encoding aminotransferase class V-fold PLP-dependent enzyme, which produces MTTTFNPGPSKVYPEIPAYVQDAYDQGILSINHRSEGFMTLCREAVELLKDRLSIPDSYRIVFTSSATECWEVIAQSLTRTMSYHFYNGSFGEKWFTFAKNIRPKAKATTFDLTKMPDFESIKLPKATEILCFTHNETSNGTRIPQMALESIHRKYPQALIAIDATSSLGGIALDFSRIDIAYGSVQKCLGLPAGLGLMILSPRAVERARQLNEGGHYNSLLRMLENMDKYQTHYTPNVLGIYLLKRSMEKRYGIGPIHKRLEEQYKDLSEVITNSSVLDWMVPDEYLRSRTVLAVKAPADRIAEIHRTANEAGIQLGKGYGPHKETSFRIANFPAIDSEDVEKLKAFLLNNYS; this is translated from the coding sequence ATGACAACCACCTTTAACCCGGGGCCATCCAAAGTATACCCGGAAATACCTGCCTATGTGCAGGATGCATACGATCAGGGAATTCTTAGTATTAACCACCGCAGTGAGGGCTTTATGACACTGTGCCGCGAAGCGGTGGAACTCCTTAAAGACAGGTTATCTATCCCGGATAGCTACAGGATCGTTTTCACCTCCAGTGCCACCGAGTGCTGGGAGGTGATCGCCCAATCCCTTACCCGCACCATGAGCTATCACTTCTACAACGGCTCCTTCGGTGAGAAGTGGTTCACTTTTGCCAAAAATATCCGGCCTAAGGCTAAAGCCACTACCTTTGATCTGACCAAGATGCCGGATTTTGAATCTATAAAACTGCCAAAGGCTACGGAGATACTGTGCTTTACGCATAACGAAACTTCCAACGGCACGCGTATACCGCAGATGGCTCTGGAAAGTATACACCGGAAGTACCCGCAAGCCCTTATCGCCATTGATGCCACCAGCTCACTGGGTGGCATAGCCCTTGACTTTAGCCGTATAGACATTGCCTACGGTTCTGTACAAAAGTGCCTGGGACTACCGGCAGGCCTGGGCCTTATGATCCTGAGTCCGCGGGCCGTAGAACGCGCCCGCCAGCTAAACGAGGGGGGGCACTATAACAGCCTGCTACGCATGCTGGAAAACATGGACAAGTACCAGACCCATTACACCCCTAATGTGCTGGGTATATACCTGCTCAAGCGCAGTATGGAAAAGCGCTATGGCATAGGCCCAATCCATAAGCGGCTGGAGGAGCAGTATAAGGACTTGAGCGAGGTGATTACCAACTCATCTGTACTGGACTGGATGGTGCCGGACGAGTACCTTCGCTCACGCACGGTGCTTGCCGTAAAGGCCCCTGCAGATCGTATAGCGGAGATACACCGCACGGCCAATGAAGCAGGTATACAGCTTGGCAAAGGGTATGGTCCGCACAAGGAGACCAGTTTCCGAATAGCCAACTTTCCGGCCATTGACAGTGAAGATGTAGAAAAGCTTAAGGCATTTTTACTAAATAATTATTCCTGA
- the aroQ gene encoding type II 3-dehydroquinate dehydratase: MKIAIVNGPNLNLLGKRQPEIYGHQSFEAFFDALVKEYEGNELTYFQSNSEGALVDHLHSKGFGEADGIILNAGAYTHTSVALADAVAGIETPVLEVHISNIYAREAFRHHSYLAPVCAGTIAGLGLKGYRLALEYFIDKK; encoded by the coding sequence ATGAAGATCGCTATTGTAAACGGACCTAATCTGAACCTGCTGGGTAAGCGGCAGCCTGAAATATACGGGCACCAGTCATTTGAAGCTTTCTTTGATGCACTTGTTAAAGAATATGAGGGAAATGAACTGACGTATTTTCAAAGCAATAGCGAAGGTGCACTGGTAGACCACCTGCACAGTAAGGGGTTTGGAGAGGCAGACGGAATCATTCTGAACGCCGGAGCCTATACCCACACATCTGTGGCACTGGCCGATGCGGTGGCAGGCATAGAAACACCGGTGCTGGAGGTGCATATCTCCAACATATATGCCCGCGAGGCGTTTCGTCATCACAGCTACCTGGCACCGGTGTGTGCAGGTACTATTGCCGGCCTGGGATTAAAAGGCTACAGGCTGGCCTTAGAGTATTTCATCGATAAAAAGTAA
- the xerD gene encoding site-specific tyrosine recombinase XerD, producing MDKWDNYLKQFRNHLRLERSLAANSIDAYERDVVKLKQFAQISNGPASPLEATLPWLRSFIQYLAKKGLSAYSQARIISGIRQFYRFLVFEDYLPTDPSELLEAPRLGRKLPDTLEVHEIDAILESIDMSTDHGVRNRAMLETLYSSGLRVSELVSLHLNHVYAGEGGPGFLRVLGKGNKERLVPIGSSALKYIQMYREHVRVHFAPKKGHEHILFLNRRGAMLTRNYVFMALKELVARAGIAKNISPHTFRHSFATHLIEGGADLRAVQDMLGHESITTTEIYTHLDRDFLRQTIMEFHPRGK from the coding sequence ATGGATAAGTGGGATAATTACCTAAAGCAATTCAGGAATCACCTCCGTCTCGAGCGGTCGCTGGCGGCCAACTCCATCGATGCTTATGAGCGGGATGTGGTAAAACTAAAACAGTTTGCTCAAATCTCCAATGGACCAGCCAGCCCCCTTGAGGCTACCCTGCCATGGCTGAGGAGTTTTATCCAGTATCTGGCCAAAAAAGGCCTCTCCGCCTACTCTCAGGCGCGCATTATTAGTGGTATCAGACAATTTTATCGCTTTCTTGTTTTTGAGGATTACCTCCCTACTGATCCTTCCGAATTACTGGAAGCCCCCCGCCTGGGCCGTAAGCTGCCCGACACCCTGGAAGTTCATGAGATAGATGCCATTCTGGAAAGTATAGATATGAGTACTGACCATGGCGTGCGTAACCGGGCTATGCTGGAAACACTCTATAGTTCAGGATTGCGGGTAAGTGAGCTTGTTTCTTTGCACCTCAACCATGTGTATGCCGGCGAGGGAGGACCGGGGTTTTTGAGAGTATTGGGCAAGGGCAATAAGGAAAGGCTTGTGCCTATCGGCAGTAGTGCCCTCAAGTACATACAGATGTACCGCGAGCACGTCAGGGTACATTTTGCCCCGAAAAAAGGTCATGAACATATACTGTTTCTCAATCGCCGCGGTGCCATGCTCACCCGAAATTATGTATTTATGGCGCTGAAGGAGCTGGTAGCCAGAGCAGGAATAGCCAAAAATATCAGTCCGCATACATTCAGGCATAGCTTTGCCACCCATCTGATAGAGGGGGGGGCAGACCTGAGAGCGGTACAGGACATGTTAGGCCATGAGTCTATTACCACCACCGAAATCTACACCCATCTTGACCGTGATTTTCTGCGGCAGACTATCATGGAATTTCATCCCCGTGGAAAGTGA
- a CDS encoding S8 family serine peptidase, translating to MKQEQLAQRYNSSNDSGGSKISERPHWGVEQELLDLHKEEIKVNGVKTRMDGSGVKIAILDGAVDLEHSSFRQNQHKSFDLITDNWVKYPDKTVSHKHGTMVAGVIGADGCGKPGRLHGVAPGAAMYCYRVMDSSQRIVPYALEKSLVCAFEEGVDIINMSIRHLPADRRILNLIREAFRRGIVLVAQAGNYEYNGVDNVDYPAALQETLAIAGHDRGTYAARKAKGQFLDFTAPGSNLCGLAPGQQYTNDTGSSFACSYFSGLVALLLQVYHAKNLYPSPSQVEAIMAGCTYSNAFSIESGHGCISVKKLISHLKSL from the coding sequence ATGAAGCAGGAACAACTCGCGCAGAGGTATAATTCGTCCAACGATAGCGGCGGGAGTAAAATTTCAGAGAGGCCCCACTGGGGAGTAGAGCAGGAACTGCTTGACTTGCATAAGGAAGAAATAAAAGTAAACGGAGTGAAAACCAGGATGGACGGAAGCGGAGTAAAGATCGCCATCCTAGATGGTGCTGTAGACCTGGAGCACTCATCTTTCCGGCAAAATCAACACAAATCCTTTGATCTCATTACCGATAATTGGGTGAAATATCCTGATAAGACAGTTTCACACAAGCATGGCACCATGGTGGCCGGTGTGATCGGGGCAGATGGGTGCGGTAAGCCAGGCAGACTGCATGGGGTGGCTCCCGGGGCTGCCATGTACTGTTACCGGGTAATGGATTCCAGCCAGAGGATAGTCCCTTATGCACTGGAAAAAAGCCTGGTTTGCGCTTTTGAAGAAGGGGTTGATATCATAAATATGAGTATCAGGCACCTGCCTGCAGACCGGCGTATCCTGAATCTGATCAGGGAGGCTTTTCGCAGAGGGATTGTGCTGGTGGCCCAGGCAGGTAACTATGAGTATAACGGAGTAGATAATGTGGATTATCCGGCTGCACTACAGGAGACCCTCGCTATAGCAGGGCATGACCGGGGCACATACGCTGCGCGAAAGGCAAAAGGGCAGTTTCTGGATTTTACGGCCCCTGGCAGTAACCTCTGCGGGCTGGCGCCGGGGCAGCAGTACACTAACGATACAGGCTCTTCATTTGCCTGCAGCTATTTCAGCGGGCTCGTTGCACTCCTTCTACAGGTATATCATGCTAAAAATCTTTATCCCTCTCCCAGCCAGGTTGAGGCAATCATGGCTGGCTGCACATATAGTAACGCATTCAGCATAGAGTCTGGTCATGGCTGTATTTCTGTTAAAAAGCTCATCAGCCACCTGAAAAGCCTCTGA
- a CDS encoding tetratricopeptide repeat protein, with the protein MKLRIFLFLNLLLFSLRGFTAPYIVDSLYRISEGETDGEYFRQEAKKLAKEGRLEEAMAAFEEAISLFKEANDSLGVAEALNSRGVAYKNASKFLEAVDDYLLAATINQSMGELAGLANNYTNLGNYYADSGQPDKAMKYLQKALRLYKQTGDQLRVNYVANSLGTLYYTEGYEDYNLDSAAYYLQIAYDGFEELGATLYLPGIKQNFGMIEESRGNPETALTYYLEAREGFSNMEDYHNLPRVGINIGVVYLNLDQPEEALNILGESKEIALQYGDMKTYQSLEEWSIRAYLRKGNTLQAERSFNIYDSLKEADTQNRVREKIEEMEARYQNDLKEQELATKEAALVQSLKEKNTLYTFLSIVLILTVLIIVFYSQRQRALKQLAEKQTKLHHNEISKMLHEHEQKRLHAMLDGQEKERYRIATDLHDRLGNTLSAVKLHMNAYDHMAMAGNGSECNGQRDKMGELLDRAVNEVREISHNMLSGVLTKFGLSAALEDLKETLESSQQYRVHLQIINLHDRIENTLELNLYRIVQELVSNIMKHAEATMITIQVNKLDDEIILLVEDDGVGFTPGAGTGDGVGLQNVADRVRSLNGHLHVDAQPGRGASITAEIPTP; encoded by the coding sequence ATGAAACTAAGGATATTTCTTTTCCTCAACCTTTTGCTTTTCAGTTTAAGAGGCTTTACTGCGCCTTATATTGTAGACAGCCTATACCGCATTTCAGAAGGCGAAACAGATGGTGAATATTTCCGTCAGGAGGCCAAAAAGCTGGCAAAAGAAGGTCGACTTGAAGAAGCCATGGCGGCCTTTGAGGAAGCTATTTCCCTGTTCAAAGAAGCAAATGATTCCCTGGGGGTGGCAGAGGCGCTCAATAGCCGGGGCGTGGCCTATAAAAATGCCAGCAAATTCTTGGAGGCAGTAGATGACTACCTTTTAGCAGCGACTATTAACCAAAGTATGGGGGAGCTGGCCGGACTGGCTAATAATTATACCAACCTCGGTAACTATTATGCAGATAGTGGCCAGCCCGATAAGGCCATGAAATACCTGCAAAAGGCATTGAGATTATATAAACAAACCGGGGATCAGTTAAGAGTGAACTACGTTGCTAACTCTCTGGGTACCTTATACTATACAGAAGGGTATGAAGACTATAATCTTGATTCTGCTGCCTACTACCTTCAAATAGCCTACGATGGATTTGAAGAGCTCGGAGCTACCCTTTACCTGCCAGGCATAAAGCAGAACTTTGGGATGATTGAGGAAAGCAGGGGGAATCCGGAGACAGCGCTTACCTATTACCTGGAAGCAAGGGAGGGCTTTAGTAATATGGAAGATTATCATAACCTGCCAAGGGTGGGGATTAATATAGGCGTCGTATACCTTAATCTGGACCAGCCGGAGGAGGCTTTGAATATACTTGGTGAAAGTAAAGAGATAGCCCTGCAATATGGTGATATGAAAACCTATCAGAGCTTGGAAGAGTGGTCTATACGTGCCTACCTACGAAAAGGCAACACCTTACAGGCAGAACGAAGCTTTAACATTTACGACAGCCTTAAGGAGGCAGATACACAAAATAGAGTAAGGGAAAAGATAGAGGAGATGGAGGCCAGGTATCAGAACGACCTGAAGGAGCAGGAGCTGGCTACCAAGGAAGCCGCCCTGGTCCAAAGCCTAAAGGAGAAAAACACCCTATACACCTTTCTTTCCATCGTACTTATCCTGACCGTATTGATCATTGTGTTCTACAGCCAGCGGCAGAGGGCGCTGAAGCAGCTGGCGGAAAAACAAACAAAGCTACACCATAACGAAATAAGCAAAATGCTGCATGAGCATGAGCAAAAGCGTCTTCACGCCATGCTGGATGGTCAGGAAAAGGAACGCTACCGGATAGCCACCGACCTGCACGACAGGCTTGGAAACACCCTATCCGCTGTAAAACTGCACATGAATGCCTATGATCATATGGCCATGGCTGGAAATGGTAGCGAGTGCAATGGGCAGCGGGATAAAATGGGTGAACTGCTCGACCGGGCTGTAAACGAAGTAAGAGAAATATCACACAATATGCTCTCCGGTGTCCTCACCAAGTTCGGACTTAGTGCTGCCCTCGAAGACCTCAAAGAAACCCTTGAAAGCAGCCAGCAATACCGTGTGCACCTGCAGATCATAAACCTGCATGACAGGATTGAAAATACCCTCGAGCTAAACCTGTACCGGATAGTACAGGAGTTAGTGAGCAACATAATGAAGCATGCCGAAGCCACCATGATCACCATTCAGGTAAATAAGCTGGATGATGAGATCATACTGCTGGTGGAGGACGATGGCGTAGGGTTTACGCCCGGAGCAGGTACCGGCGATGGCGTCGGGCTTCAAAACGTGGCCGATAGAGTAAGGTCGCTAAACGGCCACTTACATGTAGACGCACAGCCCGGCAGAGGGGCATCTATCACTGCAGAAATACCCACACCATGA
- a CDS encoding response regulator, which yields MINIIIADDHRLVVDGLKLMLHSQPDIHLIGEAYSGDDVLRLVKKAEKADLIIMDINMPNGDGIQTTRYLKEHHPDIKILVLTMYKKPEFIRNLLKSGASGYVLKNTEQSTLMNAIRSIAGGETFFTPDISRTVMESLVGHTRQRTFELTQREKDVLRLIVEECTTPEIAERLYISTHTVETHRKNLLSKLNVRNTVGLVKYALENGIHEVGRF from the coding sequence ATGATCAATATAATAATTGCTGACGATCACCGTCTGGTTGTAGACGGTCTCAAACTCATGCTTCACTCACAGCCCGATATCCATCTGATAGGTGAGGCCTACTCGGGCGATGACGTACTCCGCCTGGTAAAAAAAGCTGAGAAAGCAGACCTCATCATCATGGATATAAATATGCCAAATGGCGATGGCATACAAACTACCCGGTACCTCAAAGAGCATCATCCTGATATAAAAATACTGGTGCTCACCATGTACAAAAAGCCCGAGTTTATACGTAACCTGCTTAAAAGCGGTGCTTCGGGCTACGTACTTAAGAATACCGAGCAATCCACCCTTATGAATGCGATAAGGAGCATAGCCGGTGGCGAAACCTTTTTTACACCCGACATAAGCCGGACGGTAATGGAAAGCCTCGTAGGCCACACCCGGCAGCGTACCTTTGAGCTTACCCAGCGCGAAAAGGACGTATTACGCCTGATAGTGGAGGAATGTACCACCCCCGAAATAGCCGAGCGGCTGTACATTAGCACCCATACGGTAGAGACTCACCGTAAGAACCTCTTAAGCAAGCTAAACGTGCGCAATACCGTAGGGCTGGTAAAGTATGCATTGGAAAATGGCATACACGAAGTAGGGAGGTTTTGA